A region of the Cottoperca gobio unplaced genomic scaffold, fCotGob3.1 fCotGob3_396arrow_ctg1, whole genome shotgun sequence genome:
ttctctctctctctctctctctctctctctctctctctctctctctctctctctcttctctctctctctctctcttcgtctctgtctctctctctctctctcttcttctctctctcttctccctctctctctctctctctctctctgtctctctctctgtctctctctctctctctctctctctctctctctctctctctctctctctctctctccctccctcccctctctccctccctccccctctctctctccagtttgCCATGTATTGTCTGTTGTTGCTGTACCGAGCTCTCAAAGATGAGCTGACTCCCATCAGGCCGGTGGGAAAGTTCCTCTGCGTCAAACTGGTGGTGTTCGTGTCCTTCTGGTAAGAAAGGATGAACAGATTCATTCATGCCGCTTTTGTATCCCTGTGATTTGACGACACGAGACCTGTCAGGACGTCGTTGGtcttttttcactattttctgacattttataaactgaacAGTTTATAATTGATCATGTAAATAACTGTTTGTTGCAGCCTTAGTGCTGAAACTTTAaactccctctgtctctcttcaggCAGGCAGTTTTCATAGCGTTCCTGGTGAAGGTCGGAGTgatctctgacacacacacctgggacTGGGACAGTGTGGAGGCCGTGGCTACTGGTCTGCAGGTACGGCTGTGACTTCTGAGTGGGAAGAACCAGGATACTGAAACGTAAAAAGTGTTGTAGTTTGATTTAAAACCAGATTATTGATTAAGCGATTGTTTTATTGATACAGGACTTCATCATCTGCATAGAGATGTTCCTGGCTGCCATCGCTCACCACtacaccttcacctacaaacCTTACGTACAGGTAAACAACTAACTAACTATTATCTAACTACCTACCTTCCTCCATACCTACTGATGTATCTAACCATTATAATGTAATCCAGGAGGCGGAGGAGGGCTCGTGTTTCGACAGTTTTCTGGCCATGTGGGATTTCTCTGACATCCGAGCGGATGTGACGGAGCAGGTCCGTCATGCTGGTGAGTGTTTCTCTCAGATTATTGATACGCGTGTAACGATGGTATGAAGTGAAAGTGTGGTTTTGGTTGTGAAGTCATAGATATTTTGTGTGACACGTGTTCTTACTTAACacgaaccatcaccttatcgtggtggagaggtttgtgtgtccctatgaacctgagagctgtgttgtctggagcctagtgctcctggtagggtctcccaaggcaaattggtctcaggcgaggggccagactaagaaaaGGACCAGGCTCAGAGGGAGGGcctgacagcgagcgcctggtggcgaagaagctacgtgatgcctcccatccatccatcctggcctgaggatctcatcgctgctctttgcagatgagtCACtggaacagtcactggatcggttcgcagccgagtgtgcagcggttgggatgagcaTCAGCACCTTAAAATCTGAgaccatggctctcagcaggaaacccgtggattgcctactccgggtagggaatgagccattaccccaagtgaaggagtttgtGAGTGAAGggacgatggagcaagagattggccggagaatcggagcagcggggggcggtactgcagtcactttactgcaccgttgtgaaggcaaagctctcaatctaccggtcgatcttcgttcctaccctcacctatggtcatgaaggctgggtcatgattgaaagaacgagatcgcgggtacaagcagccgaaatgggttttctcagacgggtggcgtctcccttagagatagggtgagaagctcagccatccgtgagagactcggagtagagccgctgctcctttacgttgaaaggagccaattgaggtggttcgggcatctaggatgccacctggcctcCTCCCTAgggtggcccggagaagggaagattggggttccttactggagctgctgcccccgcgacccgaccccggataagcggtagacgatggatggatggacgtgttcttaatgaagtgtgtgtgaataataaTGTGGTAAATATCTCTTACCCCCTCAGGTCGTACATTCCTGGGTCGTCCCAACAAGATGTACTTCGGTGCGGCGGCTCGACCCGAAAACACCGAGCACACCAGTCTTCTCACCGCGTCCTCCCAGGACCCCGTCGGCGTTGCCGCCACATCGATGCCCTCCTCACCGTCCTCAAGTGGGCGGTACCAAGGCCTCGGCCGCACCCCCGCCCCGCACTCCATCTCCGCCCCTGCAGGGTTCCCCTCCTCGTCCTGGGACGACGACAGCGACGGCTCCCCTCCTCCGGCGGGTGACTCACAATAACTCAGCCGGTAGAACTTCTCTTTCTAAAAACTGAATTCTGTATTAAAgtcagaatataaatataaaggtGGACTCGTCTGGAGGCTTCTTGGATGGATTTTATTGAAGGAAGACAGAGAATAGAGTCTGTGATGTCAAAGCCATTTTTGttgagtattttttaaataattacatcgttttaaatgtttgaaatctGTATTCTGAGGTGTTATGATGTCAGTTTGATAAATCAGAAGGGGAAGCAGGTGCTGAAGTGACTGTTTGTTCTGATTCGTAATAAAAGAACACGCCATATAATCACCAGAAAGtgttgttgctttgtttgtttcagttCCTCCATTAACTCCGTCCCAAAAGGTTGTTGAGACATCTTACAAAATAAAGCTAAATGTCACCCCATGGTGGCGCCAGAGGAAAGTCAGAGGATCTCCAGCGTCCtgaggattcatcctctgaggaaCATTTCATGTCAGAACATCTCTTAGCTGTTGAGATGTTGATGAGTCGTTAGCTTCCTTTGAGCTTCTAGAAGGAAGACGTTAtgaaacaggtggaaacaataaTCAATGATGAACTTCCTTCAGCTGCTTCAGTCTCAGGCTGCTGGGACTCTGCACGCTCGCCCCCCTCCTGCTGGAGTTAAATGATACTTGTTATTAGTGTTTGTCTCCACTAGATGGAACCAAGAGTCCGTTCAAATACATCTACACTTTGAATGGGTGGAGCTTCACGAGAATACTACGACTCTTGAACACACGTGTAAGTATTCCTTTATTATTTAGATGAAGTTATAAATGTGATATGAGAGTGGAAAGGTATCATATATGATATTTAGTCTATAAAGTTGTTGTTTGGCTTCACAGTGACTGTGACTGTCATGAACACGTTTGGCacacctgtcaacattggattTGTTTTGGCGGACTCTGTCTACACCTTCACAGCTCTGTCCTCAGCCCCTAACCATATAATGTGAACACatgacgggtatatacattcaggaaatacatgtttatgtaaagtatgtattacttgtacagacatgtttataagaatgatgtattttatttattagttaatatcatcaatttattgaTGGacgagttgtgtggcttttgtttcctccACGAGGACTTCTTGTCATTTAACTTGTGTCcaagttaaatgttaaatattaatacaaaataatatgacTTTAAACTAATTTGCTATATTTGTGTTGCTAAGTTGTTCTCCCCtccagccatgctagcagctgtgagctaaatgctaacatgctcacaataacaatgctaaTGCTTTTCATTAATATGCTAACAGTCgctaattagcacaaaacaATGAAGGAAAGTAAACGAATGTATTCAGATATTAAACTGAGCTTTTGTTTTCTAACTATTTTAGACGTCAacatttttatatcataatTCTGATTTAGCGATCTCAGAATTTTACAATGAATCTTTGCtgcgtgtttgtttttgtacatttataacaaacaaataagaCTATGGGCAGGATGAGCAAAAACAGTGGATTAAACACCAAAGAATTGACAATAATTGGATTTCTTATCAACAGCCCATATTAGTTATTCCACAGATGTAGAGGGAGACACGTGTCGCTACATTTAGATCACAGACTCGACAAACTCACGATTTGCCAATGAAGTAAAAACTTGTGATGAagtgacattaaaataaaaatattgcaGATATTTTGGAAGCAGTCGTCATTCTGTTTAATCTGAATTATGAGGCAAAATGTGAGAACTGTTTATTCTAATCTAAACATGGATGTGTAATAAACTTAAGGAGCAGTAGACTCACTGTTTTCCATCTACTCTCTAAAATCCACCAAAGTAAGAAGCCAAGATGACCTTAAAGGTTAACTTTGCAGAATCATTTGGGATGCACTTTAATGCTGAAACAGCAGCAAAGTaaagcgtgcacacacactacttgTTGGTTGGTGTCACTCTTGTAACACTAGAGGGAGACACACAACCAGACAaagtttacatatttatataaatgcatatttaagaGACTCAAACTCTGCATCCGTTTACCTAAAGgacttatatttatatataaatataacatattcTATGTAAGTAAGTAGTGCGAGTGCTTCACAGAGGAACACGCTGCACATTTAATTATCATTGTTGTTGTCGCTGTACAGCTCTTTAAACGAGGCTGTTAAATATTGcactattatttatttcatttaaatgttacattcagttagcatttctttttaatgttgtaaTCTGTCATCAgaatcaaagcagcagcaggaaatgtaattattccagTTACACCGGAGATGtgttcccacaatgcaacagtgAAAGCCCTCccagaattaaaatgttgttgtgactgtgatgagaaaaataaaagttattttctggAAGATTCCACATAAGAGAtgataaacaaaccaaaacctGCATCAACATGCAGAATAAACAGCTTGTGTGATATTTacttatctatttattttattatttcgaCCATAGTTTACTTTATTACATGTTTCTGATGAACTGTATGGACGAGTATTTATCACCTTGTGTTCATATTTATGTTCTATATGTGTGGATGAGACGTCTCTTTGTTTAGATGAATGAATAGATGGTGAACGCCCACGTGGTTTCCCAGCAGGGCCCGGCCCCCGTGTGTCACGTGGTCCACTGTTGTTTATATACTCCGGCTGTTTGAAGCCAGAAGACACATCTGGACTCTCTTCCTCTCGTGCagcttccttttctttcacacttttgccagttgtgtgttgttttgccGGCTGTGCAGTGAAagcactccctccctctcgaGGTGTTATCCAGCGGTGAGAATGACCCTGAGCCCCCTCCGGGACTGCTGCCTCAGCCGCGAGGCCCGCGAGGCCCGCGAGGCCCGCGAGGCTCTCAGGATCAGCCGTGGGATCGATTTCCAGATCCGCCAGGAGAGAAAGGAGCTCAAGTTCCAGGTCAaggtgctgctgctgggtgAGAACATCCAGCCTGAgactcgtgtgtgtgtacagaagcagccgacacccttctgtacacacacacactcacaagtgtgtgtgtgtacagaagcagccgacacccttctgtacacacacacactcacaagtgTGTGTAGCAGAGCAACAGCTGTATGGAGTCATAGGAGGgccacacaaataaatacatgtggagatgtaaacaggaataatatgaaataagtaaataaactaaatgtgggaatataaagagaaataaataaaagacatttattatttctctttatatattttcttattgttttgcaGATGTATTCTCTTTAATGGCACTCCCATGACTCCATATTCTTAAAGTACTTTATCATCATAggattattattgatgcattaacatgcAGGGGTGTTGCTGTTTGAGGTTGAGCTAATGTGGTGGTTTAATTTATACAATTGCATTATTCTACaagattatattattaatattattattattattattattattattattattattattattattattattattattagcagcaGTTTGTCGTGTCTCACACATCTGACACCGTTCTTTCTCtggtatttacatttttaactctTTTTGCTTTTATGTAGATTACGGGCAAAATAATTCAGTGAAGAATAATCGGATGTGTTGCAACAAACTGTTTCACGATGTATTTTCCTGGTGCGCTCAGTAACGCCATGTATCTGTGGGTGGACAGGAATTAATGCGAGTGGGAAGAGCACGCTCATCAGGCAGATGAGGATCCTTCATGGCGGTGGATACTCTGACGAGGACAAGAGAGGCTTCACCCGGCCGATCCACCAGAACATCTTCACAGCCATGCAAGTCCTGATCCGGGCCATGGACACGTTACAGATCCACTACAAGTGTGAACACAACCAGGTGGAGCCCCCTGTGTCCTCTGCACGCCGCGTCCCTGTGTCCTCTCTAcgagggttactgcacgccgtgtcctctctACGAGGGTTCctgcacgccgtgtcctctctacgagggttactgcacgccgtgtcctctctacgagggttactgcacgccgtgtcctctctACGAGGGTCCctgcacgccgtgtcctctctACGAGGGTCactgcacgccgtgtcctctctacgagggttactgcacgccgtgtcctctctACGAGGGTTCctgcacgccgtgtcctctccACGAGGGTTCctgcacgccgtgtcctctctATGAGGGTTCctgcacgccgtgtcctctctacgagggttactgcacgccgtgtcctctctACGAGGGTTCctgcacgccgtgtcctctctACGAGGGTTATTGCACGCTGTGTCCTCTCTACGAGGGTTACTGCACGCTGTGTTCGTGTGTCCTCtcgagggttactgcacgccgtgtcctctctACGAGGGTTATtgcacgccgtgtcctctctACGAGGGTTATtgcacgccgtgtcctctccacgagggttactgcacgccgtgtcctctccacgagggttactgcacgccgtgtcctctctacgagggttactgcacgccgtgtcctctcgagggttactgcacgccgtgtcctctctACGAGGGTTATtgcacgccgtgtcctctctACGAGGGTTATtgcacgccgtgtcctctctACGAGGGTTATtgcacgccgtgtcctctctacgagggttactgcacgccgtgtcctctctACGAGGGTTATtgcacgccgtgtcctctctACGAGGGTTCctgcacgccgtgtcctctcgagggttactgcacgcTGTGTCCTCTCCGcgagggttactgcacgccgtgtcctctcgagggttactgcacgccgtgtcctctctACGAGGGTTACTGCATGCTAGGAATTTACGAGTGTttagttttgctgctgccaGAGTTTTGTCCATTTATGGAGACGACTGTCTTTTGGAAAGTACACGAGATGTTACACAGCCGTCCCGATGTTGTGCTTCATATTGATCCAGTTTGACGTTTTcgtataaagaaagaaagatcatTTTTGAAGCAGCTTGATGGAAATATACTTTATTACTATTTTTCCGAAGCAGAAAGTcgcttctgttttctgtttttgtaatttcAGCGTCTCGTTCTGATCTTCAGGCAAACGCCAGTCTCGTCCGTGGGGTGGATGCGGAGAAGGTCACAACGTTAACAAAGCTTCATGTTGACGCCATCAGGAGCCTGTGGAGCGACCCAGGGATTCAGGAATGTTACGATCTCAGGAGGAAATACCAGCTCTTAGACTCGGCCAAATAGTGAGTGTCGACAGAAGCCAACAACTCCTCGCACTGTCAAACAGTTTACGTTGTTTCATGTGCTGGTCGTCTGTTTAATGCACTCTCAAGGCTCCGCTATTACCAAAGGCTTAAAGGtcaaatatgtaacatttctgagATAAACGGTATAAAAACGATTAGACTTGTAGTGAGTTCTGAGAAATGTgtgatgttcctgaaggtaacgtttcctctccgGTCATGTTTTTAACCTCAAACTGCTTCATTCACTGTCTTTAAATCAGACGTCTCCTCCGTCCTCCTCACCCCTCgcactgcttttctttttcttacctGTGTTAACAGCTACCTGAATGACATCGACCGAATTTGTGACGCTGCTTATCTCCCCACGGAGCAGGACGTGCTGAGGGTCCGGCTGCCCACCACTGCCAGTATTACAGATTACCCCTTTAAAGTGGGGGATTTGTTCTACAGGTGAGTGTTTCGTGTCGCTGTAATATTTGGATGTTGTAGATTTACATTTGATGGATGTCTCAGGACGACGGCATTATCCTACTGGATGTGACTTTACATCATGAAtgttgtatttatgttattCAGTATGATGATATTCTGAGGCTCGATAATCTGttagcattttaatgtattatttttatattattcatctccccttaatattatttatatcatttttaatttttatattattcatctcaccttaatattatttatataattttgtatttattatttttatattattcacctccccttaatattatttatatcattttaaatttttatattattcatctccccttaatattatttatataattttgtatttattatttttatattattcacctccccttaatattatttatatcattttaaatttttatattattcatctccccttaaattaaaatgatataaataataatattattttcaacttagtatttagtttcatttttaatgctCGTCTCCTCACTTAAATGAAGCGTTCAGATGTAAGACCTGCTCAGGCCCGTTGTTTGTCTTCATGCTGTATGACGTGTAACGTGTGATGTTTCGGTGGCTGTAGGATGCTGGATGTTGGCAGCTCGTATTCATGGAGGAAGTGGGACAAGTTCCAATGTTTCGACGAGTGTCAGTCCATCATGTTCGTGGTGCCGCTCAGCGAGTACGACCAGCAGGAGGTGAGACGTCTTCCTTCACGTCTATAGAACGTGGCACTTTGGTGTGGGAGGCACgtcttctttatttaattgCCAAAAATTAACCCATTTATCAAAGTCAGAAGCTAAGAACAGAAGTCACCGTCAGATCTTTATAACATCTTGACATGACACAGGatgtcaacatgtcaacatcCTGCGTCATGTCAAGATTACAGCTCATTGAATTTTCCGTTCCAAAGAATGGCATGAAGCAAAGCGTCGACTTGTTCCGGACCATCGTCACATCGAGGAGCCTCCACGATCCTTTATTAGTGTTGCTGCTCAACAAGACGGACCTACTGGAGGAGAAACTCATGAACTCACATTTGGTCGACTACTTCCCTGAATACGATGGTGAGGAAACACGCAGCATCACAGGGTTTAATACAGCAGCTTTACAGCAGCTTAGCGTCTccgtctgctgctgcttcaggaTTTAAAGTGACACGAAGTTTCATTTTAGCAGCTAAACCttcacaaatatgtaaaatcTGATTATTAACATCTTCAGACATCTGATAAATATATCCTCCACTTCAAATCAAGTATCTGCAACTGTCTCTAAtgttacagacacagagagacagagagacagacacagagagagtgagacagacagagagacacacagagagacagacacacagagagagagagacagacacacagacagagagagacagacagagagatacagacagagagagagatacagagagacagagacatagagacatagagagagagagacatagagagagagagagagagagagcgagagagagagagagacatagagagagagagacatagagagagagagagagagagagagagcgagaaagagagagagagacaaacatacatagagagacagacagagagagagacagacagacagacagagagtgtgagacagagatttttttttgatttttcaaaaacactttatttacatattcataaaacaaacagtttactcataaagtgtaacgaaaaatcatatatcaaaaaatatatatttataaataacaattctataaatatataaaaattatccaataaaaacctgtgcaaagtgtaaacattcattgttcacagtgcagataatatttttaaaacaccaacgttctttaaaagtgtcgagatccccggtatgtttgtgaaacctaaaatcgagccagagtcttgccctgatattgcacgagccacactgtcttggcctcctgcccctctctgttctgctgcacaggcctttcttgtggatgctttttacacagttcatatatagagtctttttgtcggctctgtgcagcgtcagtcctgccgggttggtgaccttgagcaggggaccggtcagttctcccagccctgggctcaggttgatctctggaaaagggtctgctgggtctggagaagccttcccgtcactgtagtcttttattattctcttctccttccccgatagcctctggctccacagctccagaatcctctcggccactcgagcggaggtcagacccagcagaaagcccagggctcgggcatcactcagcgccggccccactgcatccaccagttgctgcaagcacagggttctggacctgcagagcgccaccatcaggctgggtgtgctgctgctgctgacgtccagcctggctctgtaaattaaaggctccttcaacaaccagtgcagagagtccgacattggacaccttttatgattaaaaagggcccaagacttaaaaacaccctgataaaatggaggcagcccatttaacttaaaaaaattagaatcagttaaaaacagagcagcatccagccccgggttatttacacgtctgagaatgcagctggtcacatctctccacaccaaatcagccgggccggtaagatatttttgtaaaaactgaagtctaaaagtggctgttcggctggccaggtggacaaggccctgtcccccctcctctctggataaaaacagcaccccctgtggcacccagtgtagaccatcccaaaaaaaatctaccatttctttctgtagttttgctaaaaggcctgagggagggtctacacaggtcagacggtgccacaattgggatgctacaaggttgtttaaaaccaaaaccctacctttaaaagacatctgagggagcagccacttccacttggaaagctttccctgaatcttttctgtgacgttctcccagttcttctggacaataatttcttttcctacaaacacgccgagatatttcaggccgtcagttctccaggtgaggctctggggaagaactgggagaccgccacgccactccccgacagcgagggcctcacttttcttccaatttaccttcgctgccgatgttacactaaaactatctactatatctgttaaaatgtccgcatctctctggcttttaataaaaacaataatatcatctgcgtatgcggataaaacaaatctgctattaaaaccaggtaaaaccagaccttgtaggctggagcgtattttgcagaggagaggttccagggagagcgcatagagcatccccgacagagcacagccctgccggacccctctacacactctaaaaggagcacacagagtaccattaaacttcagcacactctcaacttcactgtacaacaccttgatcttgcctatgaaaccagcgctgaacccaaacttctccattactttccagaggaagttgtgctcaacacggtcaaaggccttttcctggtctagagaaatcagaccagtatcaaagcccaatgagctggagacctccaaaacatctcgaattaggtagacattgtctaccatggacctgccgggcacacagtaggtctggtcccggtggatgacctgctccatagccccccccagcctggtggccagagccttggacagaagcttgtaatccacacacagcaaagacacagggcgccagtttccgatgtcctgcaggtttcctttcttgggcaggagcgttatcacggccctgcggcaggacatcggcatggaaccagaggccagactctcgttaaaaacatctaaaagatctgttgctaaaatgtcccaatatgctttaaaaaactcaacagtgaggccgtcgatgccgggagcccgccgtccttgcattttctgcagagcagcctgtagctcccgtgtggtcaacggcccctccagctgtgagttggtttgctctgctacctgaggtagtccccctaaaaacccctctaaaaacgtttcctccccctcatactcactcgagtatagggaggaataaaaactcacagcccgtgttctgatctggcttggttccgttatctcttgccctgtgactgagagcagtgagtggattaccctcttctgtccgttcttcttctccaggccgaagaagaaactagatggagcatccatttcggtggcgtttggaaccgggaccggaccagtgcgccctggactttaacgtctagcaggtcggctaatgccattttttttactttgaggatttcaatatatcctcgatctcctgtggactcccttatttgttctagttccactatatcacccttcaggtctttcatagatctggtgatgtcatgtgtgacattgagggtgtgctgctgacaaagcattttaatttcagtcttaccatggtcccaccactgcctaagactgttaaaatcactcttcctttgcctaaaaacactccagaaataaataaaagcttctcaaATTTTTTaagagttaaagtgccagtatgcgcttcttggcaacacatttctaataaaaacattacataaaagcaaagagtgatctgtaaaaccaacag
Encoded here:
- the LOC115005901 gene encoding guanine nucleotide-binding protein subunit alpha-11-like, producing the protein MTLSPLRDCCLSREAREAREAREALRISRGIDFQIRQERKELKFQVKVLLLGINASGKSTLIRQMRILHGGGYSDEDKRGFTRPIHQNIFTAMQVLIRAMDTLQIHYKCEHNQANASLVRGVDAEKVTTLTKLHVDAIRSLWSDPGIQECYDLRRKYQLLDSAKYYLNDIDRICDAAYLPTEQDVLRVRLPTTASITDYPFKVGDLFYRMLDVGSSYSWRKWDKFQCFDECQSIMFVVPLSEYDQQENGMKQSVDLFRTIVTSRSLHDPLLVLLLNKTDLLEEKLMNSHLVDYFPEYDGPRWDVDAAKDFFVTMFSALSPHIIVYSHFICATDTNNTKFFFRELNDQILRRNMECPSLW
- the LOC115005903 gene encoding transmembrane protein 184C-like codes for the protein LSLSLSLSLSLSLSLPPSPLSLPPPLSLQFAMYCLLLLYRALKDELTPIRPVGKFLCVKLVVFVSFWQAVFIAFLVKVGVISDTHTWDWDSVEAVATGLQDFIICIEMFLAAIAHHYTFTYKPYVQEAEEGSCFDSFLAMWDFSDIRADVTEQVRHAGRTFLGRPNKMYFGAAARPENTEHTSLLTASSQDPVGVAATSMPSSPSSSGRYQGLGRTPAPHSISAPAGFPSSSWDDDSDGSPPPAGDSQ